From the genome of Streptomyces sp. NBC_01317, one region includes:
- a CDS encoding AMP-binding protein has translation MGDLGRDVGALSSSGAPFGVVRGEGGGLVYASGPRTLVEFVETTWAFGDRPFLLIGERTCSYGEFFAASSALAVRLVGEEFGLRGGDRVCIAMSDRVEWQVAFWGVQLAGLVAVPVDTSWGEEAFTSVLDDCDPRLLFVDRERLPRAAGWADAAAARVVVWGEGGEGELGGVDPALAPPALDVRPEDFSTIFYAGEASSGRPPLGAVATHLAQAGAVMNARFFAAVSDLGKRGRIPGFGPVPVTNLAYPFFHPAAFADVYRAMAVGGALLVGERKEEGKGEADADPGGFLAETCGAVLLDGRPTPVTEVRVTGARGEVLPDGEAGELWLRGQSLARGYWGDPEAGRAAFPEGDGGWFLTCVRAAVREGRVSRDGGE, from the coding sequence GTGGGGGATCTTGGGCGGGATGTCGGTGCGTTGAGCTCGTCCGGGGCGCCCTTTGGGGTGGTACGGGGGGAGGGGGGCGGCCTCGTTTATGCGAGTGGGCCCCGGACCCTGGTTGAGTTTGTGGAGACCACTTGGGCCTTCGGGGACCGGCCGTTTCTCCTGATCGGTGAGCGGACCTGTAGTTACGGGGAGTTCTTCGCCGCCTCTTCCGCTTTGGCTGTGCGGCTTGTGGGTGAGGAATTCGGGCTGCGGGGCGGGGATCGCGTGTGCATTGCCATGAGCGATCGGGTCGAGTGGCAGGTTGCCTTCTGGGGCGTTCAGTTGGCGGGGTTGGTGGCTGTTCCCGTTGACACCTCTTGGGGGGAGGAGGCGTTCACGTCCGTGCTCGACGACTGCGACCCCCGGTTGTTGTTCGTCGATCGTGAGAGGCTGCCGCGCGCTGCTGGTTGGGCCGATGCCGCCGCGGCGCGGGTTGTCGTGTGGGGTGAGGGCGGAGAGGGGGAGCTGGGGGGCGTCGATCCTGCTCTCGCTCCTCCCGCGCTCGACGTGCGGCCTGAGGACTTCTCCACCATCTTCTACGCGGGTGAGGCGAGTTCGGGCCGGCCGCCCCTCGGCGCCGTTGCCACCCACCTTGCTCAGGCCGGGGCCGTGATGAACGCGCGCTTCTTCGCCGCCGTCTCCGATCTTGGGAAGCGGGGGCGGATTCCTGGGTTCGGGCCTGTGCCCGTCACGAACCTCGCGTACCCCTTCTTCCACCCCGCCGCCTTCGCCGACGTCTATCGCGCCATGGCAGTCGGCGGCGCCCTCCTGGTGGGGGAGAGAAAGGAAGAGGGGAAGGGGGAGGCGGATGCCGACCCGGGTGGGTTTCTCGCGGAGACCTGTGGCGCCGTGCTTCTCGACGGGCGGCCCACCCCCGTCACCGAAGTCCGCGTCACCGGGGCCCGCGGCGAAGTCCTCCCCGACGGGGAAGCCGGGGAGCTGTGGCTGCGTGGGCAGTCGCTCGCGCGGGGGTACTGGGGCGATCCGGAGGCCGGCCGTGCCGCTTTCCCGGAAGGCGACGGTGGGTGGTTCCTGACCTGTGTCCGGGCCGCTGTCCGGGAGGGACGTGTCAGCCGGGACGGGGGAGAGTGA
- a CDS encoding M6 family metalloprotease domain-containing protein translates to MQQTRRIRRGGGGGGGGGGGAGGGGGAGGGAGGGRGDGRSGPYRGRHRRPGRLGALAGLAAVTLAALTTASATLQAPSRASAGPAATGLDSPLGPCRIASGSTVQMSEGVPTPPGYSPSTGTVRALNLMIDFPDAPGPGDALGRLGEFFPQTSEWFRTSSYGRLDYRPEAPVTTWLRMPQDFTAYGIVRGSPYEPGYRKLVEDLVRVADPKVDFSEYDLINVLVTPNAGPSALDTVLSVTFSGNGDAPHADGVPLANTSFVYSRQDDGSGSYAETGYRVLPHENGHVFGLPDLYTPQGGGTVGHWDIMSEDWGANNDLLGWHKWKLGWLDDSQISCASTDGSSEHLLGPLATAGGPKLTFVPISEDAGYAVEVRTRAGNDEAVCRPGVLIYRVDSGVDTGRGPVTVADSAKTSGGCTRRPNVHAELSDAPYRPGESFVDRANGIRIAVVGEERGEFRVRVTRS, encoded by the coding sequence ATGCAGCAGACGCGTCGGATACGCAGGGGCGGAGGGGGAGGCGGAGGCGGAGGCGGAGGCGCAGGCGGAGGCGGAGGCGCAGGGGGAGGCGCAGGGGGAGGCAGAGGCGACGGACGGTCGGGCCCGTACCGCGGCCGTCATCGCAGGCCCGGCCGGCTCGGCGCGCTCGCGGGTCTCGCCGCGGTCACCCTCGCCGCGCTCACCACGGCGAGCGCGACCCTCCAGGCCCCGTCCCGGGCCAGCGCCGGTCCGGCGGCCACCGGTCTGGACTCGCCCCTCGGCCCGTGCCGTATCGCCTCCGGCTCCACCGTACAGATGTCCGAGGGTGTGCCCACCCCGCCCGGCTACTCCCCCTCCACCGGCACGGTCCGCGCCCTGAACCTGATGATCGACTTCCCCGACGCGCCGGGCCCGGGGGACGCGCTCGGGCGGCTGGGGGAATTCTTCCCGCAGACGTCGGAGTGGTTCAGGACCAGCTCGTACGGGCGGCTCGACTACCGTCCCGAGGCCCCGGTGACCACGTGGCTGCGGATGCCGCAGGACTTCACGGCGTACGGGATAGTGCGCGGGTCACCGTACGAGCCGGGCTACCGGAAGCTCGTCGAGGACCTCGTGCGGGTCGCGGACCCGAAGGTCGACTTCAGCGAGTACGACCTGATCAACGTCCTGGTCACGCCGAACGCGGGCCCCTCGGCGCTGGACACGGTCCTGTCCGTGACCTTCTCGGGGAACGGGGACGCGCCCCACGCGGACGGCGTGCCGCTGGCCAACACGTCGTTCGTCTACAGCCGCCAGGACGACGGCTCGGGGTCGTACGCGGAGACGGGTTACCGGGTGCTGCCCCACGAGAACGGCCATGTATTCGGCCTGCCCGACCTGTACACGCCGCAGGGCGGGGGCACGGTCGGGCACTGGGACATCATGTCGGAGGACTGGGGGGCCAACAACGACCTGCTGGGCTGGCACAAATGGAAGCTCGGCTGGCTGGACGACTCACAGATCAGCTGCGCCTCCACGGACGGGAGCAGTGAGCACCTGCTGGGCCCGCTGGCGACGGCGGGGGGCCCGAAGCTGACGTTCGTACCGATATCGGAGGACGCGGGGTACGCGGTGGAGGTACGCACCCGGGCCGGCAACGACGAGGCGGTGTGCCGGCCGGGGGTGCTGATCTACCGGGTGGACTCGGGGGTCGACACGGGGCGCGGGCCGGTGACGGTCGCGGACAGCGCGAAGACGAGCGGGGGCTGCACGCGGCGGCCGAACGTACACGCGGAGCTGTCGGACGCGCCGTACCGCCCGGGCGAGTCGTTCGTGGACCGGGCGAACGGGATCCGGATCGCGGTGGTGGGGGAGGAACGGGGCGAGTTCAGGGTGCGGGTGACGAGGTCGTAG
- a CDS encoding TetR/AcrR family transcriptional regulator, which yields MTTTAAEPRVRRIPRPRADALRNRERIVHAAREMFVEFGPEAAFDEIARRAGIGNATLYRHFPDRHSLVNDVVLSVMARTAEQAERAAIEEDDPFAALRRFVHAAADERIGALCPMLSGTFDRDRPELDAQRERLEGAVEGLMERARRTGQLRADVAVGDLMVALSQLTRPLPGTGCVDMDRFTHRHLQLFLDGLAAPARSVLPGKAATLEDLRRAAP from the coding sequence GTGACCACCACCGCCGCGGAACCACGCGTGCGCCGCATTCCCCGGCCGCGCGCCGACGCGCTGCGCAACCGGGAGCGCATCGTGCACGCGGCCCGTGAGATGTTCGTGGAGTTCGGCCCCGAGGCCGCGTTCGACGAGATCGCCCGCCGCGCCGGCATCGGGAACGCCACGCTGTACCGGCACTTCCCCGACCGGCACTCCCTCGTCAACGACGTCGTGCTCTCCGTGATGGCCCGTACCGCCGAACAGGCGGAGCGGGCCGCGATCGAGGAGGACGACCCGTTCGCCGCGCTGCGCCGCTTCGTGCACGCCGCCGCCGACGAGCGGATCGGGGCCCTGTGCCCCATGCTCTCCGGTACGTTCGACCGGGACCGCCCCGAACTGGACGCCCAGCGCGAGCGCCTCGAAGGCGCCGTGGAAGGGCTGATGGAGAGGGCCAGAAGGACAGGACAGCTGCGCGCCGACGTCGCCGTGGGCGATCTGATGGTCGCGCTGTCCCAGCTCACCCGCCCGTTGCCCGGTACCGGCTGCGTAGACATGGACCGGTTCACCCACCGGCATCTCCAGCTGTTCCTGGACGGACTGGCCGCCCCGGCCCGGTCCGTACTGCCGGGCAAGGCCGCCACCCTGGAGGATCTGCGCCGCGCCGCTCCGTGA
- a CDS encoding MFS transporter: protein MSKTAETRLPDQDASAPDPTRWKALAFIALAQLMVVLDATIVNIALPSAQKDLGISDGNRQWVITAYALAFGGLLLFGGRISDLWGRKRSFVVGLSGFALASALGGAATSEFMLLGARALQGAFGALLAPAALSLLAVTFTDPKERAKAFGIYGAIAGGGGAVGLILGGFLTEYLDWRWTFFVNVPFAVVAALGAYFVIREPSGTRNRSALDVPGVVLSTLGLVSLVYGFTRAESEGWSDPSTIGLFVASAVLLAAFAVVESKVKNPLLPLRVVTNRNRGGVYLSLGLAIIAMFGLFLFLTFYLQIVKGYSPVETGFAFLPMIAGMIIGSTQIGARLMTRVPARLLMGPGFLLAAIAMLLLTQLEIGSSYAGLILPAEVMLGLGMGTAFMPAMSLATFGVEPRDSGVASAMVNTSQQVGGAVGTALLNTIAASATTSYLTSHAVGSGGQKLLQAQALVHGYASAIWWAVGILVAASAIAVTFITAGRPNMDPTKVGGSEGAEGEVQVPVAMH, encoded by the coding sequence ATGTCAAAAACAGCCGAAACACGGCTCCCCGACCAGGACGCCTCGGCTCCTGACCCGACCCGTTGGAAAGCGTTGGCGTTCATCGCCCTCGCCCAGCTGATGGTCGTGCTCGACGCGACGATCGTGAACATCGCCCTGCCCTCCGCCCAGAAGGACCTCGGGATATCGGACGGCAACCGGCAGTGGGTCATCACGGCCTACGCGCTCGCCTTCGGTGGGCTCCTCCTCTTCGGCGGCCGTATCTCGGACCTGTGGGGACGCAAGCGCAGCTTCGTCGTCGGTCTCTCCGGCTTCGCCCTGGCGTCCGCGCTCGGCGGCGCGGCCACCAGTGAGTTCATGCTGCTCGGCGCCCGTGCCCTCCAGGGTGCCTTCGGTGCCCTTCTCGCCCCGGCGGCCCTGTCGCTCCTCGCGGTGACCTTCACCGACCCCAAGGAGCGCGCGAAGGCCTTCGGCATCTACGGGGCGATCGCCGGTGGCGGTGGCGCCGTGGGTCTGATCCTCGGCGGCTTCCTCACCGAGTACCTCGACTGGCGCTGGACGTTCTTCGTCAACGTTCCCTTCGCGGTGGTCGCCGCCCTCGGCGCCTACTTCGTGATCCGGGAGCCCTCGGGCACTCGTAACCGCTCCGCCCTGGACGTCCCCGGAGTGGTCCTCTCCACGCTGGGCCTGGTCTCGCTGGTGTACGGCTTCACCCGCGCCGAGTCCGAGGGCTGGTCCGACCCGTCGACCATCGGTCTCTTCGTCGCCTCCGCCGTGCTCCTGGCGGCGTTCGCGGTGGTCGAGTCCAAGGTCAAGAACCCGCTGCTGCCGCTGCGCGTGGTGACCAACCGCAACCGCGGTGGTGTCTACCTCTCGCTGGGCCTCGCGATCATCGCGATGTTCGGGCTCTTCCTCTTCCTGACGTTCTACCTCCAGATCGTGAAGGGCTACTCGCCGGTCGAGACCGGCTTCGCCTTCCTCCCGATGATCGCGGGCATGATCATCGGCTCGACCCAGATCGGTGCCCGGCTGATGACCCGGGTGCCCGCCCGGCTGCTGATGGGCCCGGGCTTCCTGCTCGCGGCCATCGCCATGCTGCTGCTGACGCAGCTGGAGATCGGCTCCTCGTACGCCGGTCTGATCCTCCCGGCCGAGGTCATGCTGGGTCTCGGCATGGGTACGGCGTTCATGCCGGCCATGTCCCTCGCCACGTTCGGAGTCGAGCCGCGTGACTCGGGCGTCGCCTCCGCGATGGTGAACACCTCGCAGCAGGTCGGCGGCGCGGTCGGTACGGCCCTGCTGAACACGATCGCGGCCTCCGCGACCACCTCGTACCTCACCTCCCACGCCGTGGGCTCGGGCGGCCAGAAGCTGCTCCAGGCCCAGGCGCTGGTGCACGGTTACGCGAGCGCCATCTGGTGGGCCGTCGGGATCCTGGTCGCCGCCTCGGCGATCGCGGTCACGTTCATCACCGCCGGGCGTCCGAACATGGACCCGACGAAGGTCGGCGGCAGCGAAGGGGCCGAGGGCGAGGTCCAGGTCCCGGTCGCGATGCACTGA
- a CDS encoding MarR family winged helix-turn-helix transcriptional regulator yields MTTASSGSAAGTGGSTDSTRGTDSTGGTSSTGGTSSRTGGIGSGADPRWLTPAEQDTWQAYVQGSTLLEDHLDRQLQRDAGMPHIYYALMVYLARAPRRRMRMTELARAAKITRSRLSHAIARLEKYGWVRREDCPSDKRGQNAYLTDEGNEVLARSAPEHVTAVRQAIFDRLTPEQVTQLGEIMWVIAKGLQPEGTGADLPWRR; encoded by the coding sequence ATGACCACGGCATCCTCCGGCAGCGCGGCCGGAACGGGCGGTAGTACGGACAGCACACGCGGTACGGACAGCACAGGCGGTACGAGCAGCACGGGCGGTACGAGCAGCCGTACAGGCGGTATAGGCAGCGGCGCGGACCCGCGCTGGCTCACCCCCGCCGAGCAGGACACCTGGCAGGCCTACGTCCAGGGCAGCACCCTCCTGGAGGACCATCTCGACCGCCAGCTCCAGCGCGACGCCGGCATGCCGCACATCTACTACGCCCTGATGGTCTACCTCGCCCGCGCCCCCCGCCGCCGCATGCGGATGACGGAGCTGGCCAGGGCCGCCAAGATCACCCGGTCCCGGCTCTCGCACGCGATCGCGCGGCTGGAGAAGTACGGCTGGGTCCGGCGCGAGGACTGTCCCTCCGACAAGCGCGGCCAGAACGCGTACCTGACGGACGAGGGCAACGAGGTGCTCGCGCGGTCCGCGCCGGAACACGTCACCGCCGTACGCCAGGCGATCTTCGACCGGCTGACCCCCGAGCAGGTGACCCAGCTCGGCGAGATCATGTGGGTGATCGCGAAGGGGTTGCAGCCGGAGGGTACGGGCGCGGATCTGCCCTGGCGCCGCTGA
- a CDS encoding dioxygenase family protein, translating into MNAVAERMPALYLSHGAPPLADDANWTRELAAWSAALPRPKAILMVSAHWEEAPLALGATETVPLVYDFWGFPERYYTVEYAAPGAPELADSVRKLLRGAGTPVQDVPDRGLDHGAYVPLVEMFPEADIPVLQVSMPTLDPRKLLEIGRKLAPLRDEGVLIVGSGFFTHNLAALRHAGGGVPGWSAEFDDWGTRALLAQDIDALLDFENKAPAGRLAHPRTEHFAPLFVTLGASEAVGELDSGRSVIDGFWMGLAKRSLQFG; encoded by the coding sequence ATGAACGCCGTCGCGGAGCGCATGCCAGCCCTCTACCTCTCCCATGGCGCGCCCCCTCTCGCGGACGACGCGAACTGGACCCGCGAACTGGCCGCGTGGTCCGCGGCACTGCCCCGCCCCAAGGCGATCCTGATGGTCTCCGCCCACTGGGAAGAGGCTCCGCTCGCGCTCGGTGCGACCGAGACCGTACCTCTTGTGTACGACTTCTGGGGATTCCCCGAACGCTATTACACGGTGGAGTACGCGGCGCCGGGTGCGCCGGAACTGGCTGACTCCGTAAGGAAGTTGCTGCGCGGCGCCGGTACGCCCGTACAGGACGTACCGGACCGCGGTCTCGACCACGGGGCCTATGTGCCCCTGGTGGAGATGTTCCCCGAGGCCGACATCCCCGTCCTCCAGGTCTCCATGCCCACCCTCGATCCGAGGAAGCTGCTGGAGATCGGGCGCAAGCTGGCGCCGCTGCGGGACGAAGGGGTGCTGATTGTCGGCAGCGGCTTCTTCACCCACAACCTGGCGGCACTGCGACACGCCGGCGGCGGGGTGCCGGGCTGGTCGGCGGAGTTCGACGACTGGGGGACGCGGGCGCTGCTCGCGCAGGACATCGACGCGCTGCTCGACTTCGAGAACAAGGCGCCGGCGGGGCGGCTGGCCCATCCCCGTACGGAACACTTCGCGCCGCTCTTCGTCACGCTCGGCGCCTCGGAGGCGGTCGGGGAGCTGGACAGCGGGCGGAGCGTGATCGACGGCTTCTGGATGGGGCTGGCGAAGAGGTCGCTGCAATTCGGCTGA
- a CDS encoding GNAT family N-acetyltransferase, giving the protein MPQPPTDVQVRAGTEADLGALTDIYNHFIHETAITFDTVAFTPEERLPWLRSHPVDGPYRLLVAQDVPSARILGYATSSPFRPKPAYSTSVEVSVYCAPDRVGRGLGTLLYQALFDALADEDVHRAYAGIALPNDASARLHTRFGFRHVGTYGEVGRKFGRYWDVAWYEKRLGPEV; this is encoded by the coding sequence ATGCCGCAGCCGCCGACGGACGTGCAGGTCAGGGCCGGGACGGAGGCCGATCTCGGCGCACTCACGGACATTTACAACCACTTCATCCATGAGACGGCCATCACTTTCGACACCGTTGCCTTCACTCCGGAGGAGCGGCTGCCGTGGCTGCGCTCTCACCCTGTAGACGGCCCGTACCGCCTTTTGGTTGCTCAGGATGTCCCGTCTGCCCGCATTCTCGGGTACGCGACGAGCAGCCCGTTCCGTCCCAAGCCCGCCTACTCCACTTCCGTGGAAGTCAGCGTCTACTGCGCGCCCGACCGCGTGGGCCGGGGCCTCGGCACCCTGCTCTACCAGGCGCTTTTCGACGCGCTGGCGGATGAGGACGTGCATCGCGCGTACGCGGGCATCGCCCTGCCCAACGACGCCTCGGCCCGGCTGCACACCCGCTTCGGCTTCCGGCACGTGGGGACGTACGGCGAGGTCGGCCGGAAGTTCGGGCGCTACTGGGACGTGGCGTGGTACGAGAAGCGGCTGGGGCCTGAGGTGTAG
- a CDS encoding sigma-70 family RNA polymerase sigma factor, whose protein sequence is MATRAVARRSATGGSKAASSVRAVGGEIADRDLVGMYLDEIARTPLLDAAKEVELSQTIEAGVYARQILDGEVRSEAGGASHEELEALVAAGERAKDVFIRSNLRLVVAVARRYPRSGLPLLDLIQEGNAGLVRAVEKFDYAKGFKFSTYATWWIRQAITRSIADQSRTIRLPVHLVEELGRIRRVQREFNRENGRDPEPAEVAKELDSTPERVNDVLDWARDPVSLNMSVDDDGDTQFGDLLEDTSAVSPEQSVMTLLRSEELDDLIGKLDERTASIIKMRYGIVDGRERTLTEVGKEHGLTRERIRQIEKHALMELKKMARDTGFDAAA, encoded by the coding sequence ATGGCAACCCGTGCCGTCGCCCGTCGTTCCGCCACCGGCGGTTCGAAAGCGGCAAGCAGTGTTCGCGCCGTGGGCGGGGAGATCGCCGACCGCGACCTGGTCGGCATGTACCTCGACGAGATAGCGCGCACACCCCTGCTCGACGCCGCCAAGGAAGTCGAGCTGTCCCAGACCATCGAGGCAGGTGTGTACGCCCGGCAGATCCTCGACGGAGAGGTGAGGAGCGAGGCGGGCGGAGCCTCGCACGAAGAGCTCGAGGCGCTGGTCGCCGCGGGCGAGCGTGCGAAGGACGTCTTCATCCGTTCCAACCTCCGTCTGGTGGTGGCGGTCGCGCGCCGGTATCCGCGCAGCGGCCTGCCCCTGCTCGACCTGATCCAGGAGGGCAACGCCGGCCTGGTGCGTGCCGTGGAGAAGTTCGACTACGCCAAGGGCTTCAAGTTCTCGACGTACGCCACGTGGTGGATACGTCAGGCCATCACCCGGTCCATAGCGGACCAGTCCCGTACGATCCGGCTGCCCGTCCACCTGGTGGAGGAGCTGGGCAGGATCCGCCGCGTACAGCGCGAGTTCAACCGTGAGAACGGCCGCGATCCTGAGCCCGCCGAGGTCGCCAAGGAGCTGGACTCGACCCCGGAGCGGGTCAACGACGTGCTGGACTGGGCCCGTGACCCGGTCAGCCTGAACATGTCGGTGGACGACGACGGGGACACGCAGTTCGGTGACCTGCTGGAGGACACCTCCGCGGTCTCGCCCGAGCAGTCGGTGATGACGCTCCTGCGCAGTGAGGAGCTGGACGATCTGATCGGCAAGCTCGACGAGCGCACGGCCTCGATCATCAAGATGCGCTACGGCATCGTGGACGGCCGGGAGCGCACGCTGACCGAGGTCGGCAAGGAACACGGCCTCACGCGCGAGCGGATACGGCAGATCGAAAAGCACGCGCTCATGGAGCTGAAGAAAATGGCTCGTGACACCGGCTTCGACGCGGCGGCGTGA
- a CDS encoding helix-turn-helix transcriptional regulator, translating to MTDTPARLLNLLSLLQTPREWPGSELAQRLDVSPRTIRRDIDRLRDLGYPVEASKGAIGGYRLVAGTAMPPLLLDDEEAVAIAVGLRAGAGHAIEGVEEASVRALAKLEQVLPSRLRRRVSTLQAATMPLTRGDGATIDARTLTVTASAVTGTERLRFGYRSGDGTETKRQVEPYRLVSTGRRWYLVAYDLGREDWRTFRVDRVSDPVATGARFTPRALPTGDAAEYMARSMARMQPRLEVDVSFAAPAEFVAARLPAYLGTPEPTGPGSCRLRTTSHDSLEWLVLRLALVDCEFTAHGPAQLTDYLNGLGARLTRAAAETPPDGPGKATPGQR from the coding sequence ATGACGGACACCCCGGCACGGCTCCTCAACCTGCTCTCCCTCCTCCAGACGCCACGCGAGTGGCCGGGCAGCGAGCTGGCACAACGGCTCGACGTCAGCCCGCGCACCATCCGCCGCGACATCGACCGGCTGCGTGACCTGGGCTATCCGGTCGAGGCGTCCAAGGGCGCGATCGGCGGCTACCGGCTGGTGGCCGGCACGGCGATGCCGCCGCTGCTCCTCGACGACGAGGAGGCCGTCGCCATCGCGGTGGGGCTGCGCGCCGGTGCCGGGCACGCCATCGAGGGCGTCGAGGAGGCCTCCGTACGCGCGCTCGCGAAGCTGGAACAGGTGCTGCCGTCACGGTTGCGGCGCCGGGTGTCCACCCTCCAGGCCGCGACGATGCCGCTGACGCGGGGCGACGGCGCGACCATCGACGCGCGGACGCTGACGGTGACGGCGTCGGCCGTCACCGGCACGGAGCGGCTGCGCTTCGGCTACCGGTCGGGCGACGGTACGGAGACGAAGCGTCAGGTCGAGCCGTACCGCCTGGTGTCGACGGGCCGCCGCTGGTACCTGGTCGCGTACGACCTGGGGCGGGAGGACTGGCGTACGTTCCGCGTCGACCGGGTCAGCGACCCCGTGGCCACCGGGGCACGCTTCACGCCGCGCGCGCTGCCGACGGGGGACGCGGCGGAGTACATGGCACGGTCCATGGCGCGGATGCAGCCACGGCTGGAGGTGGATGTGAGCTTCGCCGCACCCGCGGAGTTCGTGGCGGCGCGGCTGCCCGCCTACCTCGGCACGCCGGAGCCGACCGGGCCCGGCTCCTGCCGGCTCCGCACCACGTCGCACGACTCGCTGGAGTGGTTGGTGCTGCGACTCGCGCTGGTGGACTGCGAGTTCACCGCCCACGGCCCCGCGCAGCTGACGGACTATCTGAACGGCCTGGGGGCCCGGCTCACCCGGGCGGCGGCCGAAACCCCACCCGACGGGCCCGGAAAAGCGACGCCGGGGCAGAGGTGA
- a CDS encoding MFS transporter, with product MTAAFMDLVDVTIVNIAVPSIERDLSTSFGAIQWITAGYALAFAAGLITGGRLGDIYGRKRLFLVGITGFTVASALCGFAVNPDMLVASRLLQGAMAAMMVPQVLAIIHATFPAHERGKVFGMFGAIIGLGAVSGPLLGALLTQWNLFGLEWRPIFLINLPVGMAGVLLGRKFITESKAPKALRLDLVGVVLATAGLLMLIYPLTRGRELGWPLWGHLCMAGSLVVFGAFVAYERYKTRKDGSSLVELSLFKVKSFVAGIAVQLTFGVAVGIFFLVWTLYMQIGLGWTPLRAGLTGLPFSVAVSVAAGLSVEVLVPRFGRKVLQAGALTMILGLLLYIGETARYGTQIHSWQMILPLTVMGIGMGLIVAPLTDAVLSEVPREHSGSASGLINTTQQMGNALGLGLVSVVFFGVVDDRVGAGAPGAMGAAYTDGFQNALWWVVGVLTLIFAVMFALPSKARSTEG from the coding sequence ATGACCGCGGCCTTCATGGACCTGGTCGACGTCACCATCGTCAACATCGCCGTCCCGAGCATCGAACGGGACCTGTCGACCTCCTTCGGGGCGATCCAGTGGATCACCGCCGGATACGCGCTGGCCTTCGCGGCCGGGCTGATCACGGGCGGCCGGCTCGGTGACATCTACGGCCGCAAGCGGCTCTTCCTCGTCGGCATCACCGGCTTCACCGTCGCGTCCGCGCTCTGCGGGTTCGCGGTGAACCCGGACATGCTCGTCGCCTCCCGCCTCCTCCAGGGCGCGATGGCGGCGATGATGGTGCCTCAGGTGCTGGCGATCATCCACGCCACCTTCCCGGCGCACGAACGCGGCAAGGTCTTCGGCATGTTCGGCGCGATCATCGGGCTGGGCGCGGTCTCGGGACCGCTGCTCGGGGCGCTGCTCACGCAGTGGAACCTGTTCGGCCTCGAATGGCGCCCGATCTTCCTCATCAACCTGCCGGTGGGGATGGCCGGGGTGCTGCTGGGCCGGAAGTTCATCACCGAGTCCAAGGCGCCCAAGGCGCTGCGCCTCGACCTCGTCGGCGTCGTGCTGGCGACCGCCGGCCTGCTGATGCTGATCTACCCCCTCACGCGGGGGCGCGAGTTGGGCTGGCCGCTCTGGGGCCATCTGTGCATGGCGGGCAGCCTGGTCGTCTTCGGCGCGTTTGTGGCGTACGAGAGGTACAAGACGCGCAAGGACGGATCGTCGCTGGTCGAACTGTCCCTCTTCAAGGTCAAGAGCTTCGTCGCGGGCATCGCCGTACAGCTCACCTTCGGGGTCGCTGTGGGCATCTTCTTCCTGGTCTGGACGCTGTACATGCAGATCGGCCTCGGCTGGACCCCGCTGCGCGCCGGCCTGACGGGTCTGCCGTTCTCCGTCGCGGTGTCCGTGGCCGCCGGTCTCTCCGTCGAGGTCCTGGTGCCGCGCTTCGGCCGCAAGGTGCTCCAGGCGGGTGCGCTGACGATGATCCTGGGCCTGCTGCTCTACATCGGCGAGACGGCGCGCTACGGCACGCAGATCCACTCCTGGCAGATGATCCTGCCGCTCACGGTCATGGGGATCGGGATGGGCCTGATCGTGGCGCCGCTGACGGACGCGGTGCTGTCCGAAGTACCCCGCGAACACTCCGGCTCGGCGTCCGGACTCATCAACACCACTCAGCAGATGGGCAACGCGCTGGGGCTCGGCCTGGTGTCGGTGGTCTTCTTCGGCGTGGTGGACGACCGGGTGGGGGCGGGGGCCCCGGGGGCGATGGGCGCGGCGTACACGGACGGGTTCCAGAACGCGCTGTGGTGGGTGGTGGGCGTCCTGACGCTGATCTTCGCGGTGATGTTCGCCCTGCCCTCGAAGGCGCGGAGCACGGAGGGCTAG
- a CDS encoding YdcF family protein has translation MRHEPRVVDVALGLGSHDLGVAAHCAALYHAGLFATLLFTGGYSPGTRAWFPRGEATHFREHAIALGVPDEAILVEPRAANTGENIVFSRDVLAAAGIVPRSVLLVCKPYMERRAYATTRKLWPEVEVTCASVPLEFEEYVKTMGDEKLVVDMLVGDLQRVIEYPKRGFAVEQDVPEEVLAAYASLVDAGFDGHLLGAGAQTP, from the coding sequence ATGCGCCACGAACCCCGCGTCGTCGACGTGGCCCTGGGGCTCGGGAGCCATGATCTTGGGGTGGCCGCGCACTGCGCCGCGCTCTACCACGCCGGGCTCTTCGCGACCCTGTTGTTCACCGGCGGCTACAGCCCAGGCACCCGCGCGTGGTTCCCCCGCGGAGAGGCAACCCACTTCCGCGAGCACGCGATCGCGCTCGGTGTCCCCGATGAGGCGATCCTCGTGGAGCCAAGGGCGGCCAACACCGGGGAGAACATCGTGTTCTCGCGCGACGTGCTGGCCGCCGCCGGGATCGTGCCGCGAAGCGTGTTGCTCGTCTGCAAGCCGTACATGGAGCGCCGGGCCTACGCGACGACCCGGAAGCTGTGGCCCGAGGTCGAGGTGACCTGCGCCTCGGTGCCGTTGGAGTTCGAGGAGTACGTGAAGACCATGGGGGACGAGAAGCTGGTCGTGGACATGCTCGTCGGCGATCTCCAGCGGGTGATCGAGTATCCGAAGCGCGGGTTCGCCGTCGAGCAGGACGTGCCGGAGGAGGTGCTCGCCGCGTACGCGTCCCTCGTGGACGCGGGCTTTGACGGGCACCTCCTCGGAGCGGGAGCGCAGACCCCCTAG